Proteins found in one Corynebacterium zhongnanshanii genomic segment:
- a CDS encoding metal-sulfur cluster assembly factor → MTEQDNPNPSSPEMDPNPLEAVPEGPKERPAEMAILAGKVEEYLMDVIDPELGINVVDLGLVYDIWVEDGHRAVVNMTLTSPACPLQDMIEDQANSAVLGNVDEISELQINWVWTPAWGPQMINDEGREQLRYLGFSV, encoded by the coding sequence ATGACTGAGCAGGACAACCCCAACCCATCCTCCCCAGAGATGGACCCCAACCCCTTAGAGGCTGTTCCCGAAGGGCCGAAGGAGCGCCCGGCGGAGATGGCTATTCTTGCCGGGAAGGTGGAGGAGTACCTCATGGATGTGATTGACCCGGAGCTGGGGATCAACGTGGTTGATCTTGGACTGGTGTATGACATCTGGGTTGAGGACGGTCACCGTGCCGTGGTCAACATGACCTTGACGTCTCCGGCCTGCCCGCTTCAGGACATGATCGAGGATCAGGCTAACTCCGCGGTGCTGGGCAACGTGGATGAGATCAGCGAGCTGCAGATCAACTGGGTGTGGACCCCGGCGTGGGGCCCTCAGATGATTAACGACGAAGGCCGCGAGCAGCTGCGCTACCTCGGCTTCTCGGTGTAA
- a CDS encoding cysteine desulfurase, translated as MSHLNTEKIREDFPILSRTVRDGHSLVYLDSGATAQRPVQVLDAERAFLTTHNAPVHRGAYQIAEEATDAYEDAREAIADFVGAEWNELAFTKNATEALNEVAFVLGDPRSGDLAVGPEDEIVVSEIEHHANLVPWQELARRTGATLRWYSATEDGRIDLDSLELSPKTKVVALTHQSNVTGAVLDVREAVSRAHAVGAVFVLDACQSVPHMPVDFHDLDVDFAAFSGHKMLGPNGVGVLYGKKEHLNVLPPFLTGGSMIEKVTMEGTTFTEAPQRFEAGTQMTSQVVGLGAAVNYLSEVGMDNVHDHELELTDYALQKLQEIEGLRIIGPTTTESRGSAVSFVVDGIHPHDLGQVLDDHGVSIRVGHHCAWPVHTCMGVQATARASFYLYNTTDEVDRLAEAIRSAQVFFGTVEQ; from the coding sequence ATGTCACACCTAAACACGGAGAAGATCCGCGAGGATTTTCCCATCTTGAGCCGCACCGTCCGTGACGGCCACTCCTTGGTGTACCTGGACTCCGGCGCCACAGCCCAACGCCCTGTCCAGGTGCTCGATGCTGAGCGTGCCTTCCTGACGACACACAATGCTCCCGTTCATCGCGGTGCCTACCAAATCGCGGAAGAGGCAACGGATGCTTATGAAGACGCGCGCGAGGCCATCGCGGACTTCGTGGGCGCCGAATGGAACGAGCTTGCCTTCACGAAAAACGCCACCGAGGCGCTCAACGAGGTGGCCTTCGTTCTGGGCGATCCACGCTCGGGCGACCTGGCTGTGGGGCCGGAAGATGAGATCGTGGTCTCCGAAATTGAGCACCACGCAAACCTTGTGCCATGGCAGGAGCTCGCCCGGCGCACCGGCGCAACTCTTCGCTGGTATTCAGCCACGGAGGATGGCCGCATCGACCTGGACTCTCTGGAGCTTTCTCCTAAGACGAAGGTGGTTGCGCTCACGCACCAGTCGAATGTGACGGGTGCGGTGCTGGACGTTCGCGAGGCTGTCTCGCGGGCGCACGCAGTCGGCGCAGTGTTTGTGCTGGATGCCTGCCAATCCGTGCCACATATGCCCGTGGACTTCCATGACCTGGATGTTGATTTCGCGGCCTTCTCCGGGCACAAGATGCTCGGCCCGAATGGTGTGGGCGTGTTGTACGGCAAGAAGGAACACCTGAATGTGCTGCCTCCATTTTTAACCGGCGGGTCGATGATCGAGAAGGTCACGATGGAGGGAACCACATTCACGGAAGCTCCTCAGCGCTTTGAGGCGGGAACCCAGATGACCAGCCAGGTAGTGGGCCTGGGGGCCGCGGTGAATTACCTGTCTGAGGTGGGCATGGACAACGTTCATGACCACGAGCTGGAACTCACGGACTATGCTCTGCAGAAGCTTCAAGAGATCGAGGGCTTGAGGATCATCGGTCCCACCACAACGGAATCCCGCGGCAGCGCGGTGAGCTTCGTGGTGGACGGGATTCACCCTCATGATCTGGGCCAGGTTCTGGACGATCACGGTGTGAGCATTCGTGTGGGCCACCACTGCGCGTGGCCTGTGCACACGTGCATGGGTGTGCAGGCCACGGCACGTGCAAGCTTCTACCTCTACAACACCACGGATGAGGTGGATCGTTTGGCGGAGGCTATCCGTTCGGCTCAGGTCTTTTTCGGCACGGTGGAACAGTAG
- the sufU gene encoding Fe-S cluster assembly sulfur transfer protein SufU: protein MKLESMYQEVILDHYKHPQHAGLRDPFDAEVHHVNTSCGDELTLRVTLSEDGSTVTDVSYDAIGCSISQASTSVMAEEIVGKPVREAFEKLAEFERMITSRGKVDGDDEIIGDGVAFSGVSKYPARVKCALLGWKAFEAAAYDAGAKPQAGDDAETAE, encoded by the coding sequence ATGAAATTGGAATCGATGTACCAAGAGGTCATCCTTGACCACTACAAGCACCCGCAGCACGCGGGGTTGCGTGATCCTTTCGACGCCGAAGTGCACCACGTAAACACGTCATGTGGCGATGAACTGACGCTGCGTGTCACGCTGTCCGAGGACGGCTCCACCGTGACCGATGTGTCCTACGACGCCATCGGGTGCTCCATCAGCCAGGCCTCCACCTCCGTGATGGCCGAGGAGATCGTGGGCAAGCCCGTCCGGGAGGCCTTCGAGAAGCTCGCCGAGTTTGAGCGCATGATCACCTCCCGCGGCAAGGTGGACGGCGACGATGAAATAATCGGCGACGGTGTTGCGTTTTCTGGAGTGTCGAAGTATCCGGCTCGTGTGAAGTGCGCGCTGCTGGGATGGAAGGCTTTCGAGGCTGCCGCGTACGACGCAGGTGCGAAACCGCAAGCAGGCGACGATGCCGAGACAGCAGAATAG
- a CDS encoding ABC-F family ATP-binding cassette domain-containing protein, producing the protein MIVTNDLEVRVGARTLLNAPGQMLRVQPGDRIGLVGRNGAGKTTTMRILAGEGEPYGGSVTRSGELGYLPQDSKEGDIEQTARDRVLSARGLDQIRNQMERQQELMEFSESETKRDAAIRKYSRLEERYQALGGYEADSEAARICDALGLPERVLDQQLKTLSGGQRRRVELAQILFAATSGSGRSQTTLLLDEPTNHLDADSITWLRGFLSKHEGGLIMISHDVELLEDVCNKIWFLDAVRGEADVYNMGWKKYLDARATDEARRRRERANAEKKASALRQQADKLGAKATKAKAAKQMAARADRMMDSLDEVRVEDRVASISFPEPAPCGKTPMNAKGLTKMYGSLEVFAGVDLAIDKGSRVVVLGFNGAGKTTLLKLLAGVERTDGEGGIVSGYGLKVGYFAQEHDTIDGEKSVWQNAIEACPDAGEQDLRGLLGAFMFSGEQLDQPAGTLSGGEKTRLALATLVSSRANVLLLDEPTNNLDPQSREQVLDALRTYTGAVVLVTHDPGAVKALEPERVIVLPDGTEDLWNDEYMEIVELA; encoded by the coding sequence GTGATTGTGACCAATGACCTCGAAGTACGTGTTGGAGCCCGAACCCTCCTGAACGCCCCAGGGCAAATGCTGCGGGTGCAGCCGGGTGACCGCATCGGCTTGGTTGGTCGCAATGGCGCGGGCAAAACCACCACTATGCGCATCCTTGCGGGGGAGGGCGAGCCCTATGGTGGTTCCGTCACCCGCTCCGGCGAACTGGGTTACCTGCCGCAGGACTCCAAGGAGGGCGATATTGAGCAGACCGCGCGCGACCGTGTGCTCTCCGCCCGCGGGCTGGATCAGATCCGCAACCAGATGGAACGTCAACAGGAGTTGATGGAGTTCAGCGAATCCGAGACGAAGCGGGATGCGGCGATTCGGAAGTACTCCCGCCTGGAGGAGCGCTACCAGGCGCTGGGTGGCTACGAGGCGGACAGTGAAGCCGCTCGCATCTGCGACGCTCTCGGTCTTCCGGAACGCGTGCTGGATCAACAGCTGAAAACGCTCTCCGGTGGTCAGCGCCGCCGTGTGGAGCTAGCGCAGATTCTCTTCGCAGCGACGTCCGGATCGGGCCGTTCCCAAACCACGTTGCTGCTGGACGAGCCAACTAACCACCTGGATGCCGACTCCATCACGTGGCTGCGTGGATTCCTGTCGAAGCACGAGGGCGGCTTGATCATGATCTCCCACGACGTGGAGCTGCTGGAGGACGTCTGCAATAAAATCTGGTTCCTGGACGCCGTGCGCGGCGAGGCCGACGTGTACAACATGGGCTGGAAGAAATATCTCGACGCCCGCGCGACCGACGAAGCCCGCCGTCGACGCGAACGTGCGAATGCAGAAAAGAAGGCCAGTGCGCTGCGACAGCAGGCGGATAAGCTCGGCGCCAAGGCCACGAAGGCGAAGGCTGCCAAGCAGATGGCAGCCCGCGCCGACCGGATGATGGACAGTCTGGACGAGGTACGCGTAGAGGACCGGGTGGCGTCCATCTCCTTCCCAGAGCCGGCGCCGTGCGGCAAGACCCCCATGAACGCCAAGGGACTGACGAAGATGTACGGCTCCCTGGAGGTATTCGCGGGCGTTGACCTGGCCATTGACAAGGGCAGCCGCGTGGTGGTGCTGGGGTTCAACGGCGCTGGTAAGACCACGCTGTTGAAGCTCCTCGCCGGAGTGGAGAGAACCGATGGCGAGGGCGGCATTGTCAGCGGCTACGGGTTGAAGGTGGGCTACTTCGCCCAGGAGCACGACACGATTGATGGGGAGAAGTCCGTGTGGCAAAACGCCATCGAGGCCTGCCCGGACGCCGGCGAGCAGGACCTGCGCGGCCTGCTCGGCGCGTTCATGTTCTCCGGGGAGCAGTTGGATCAGCCGGCGGGCACGCTGTCCGGTGGTGAAAAGACCCGTTTGGCATTGGCGACGCTGGTGAGCTCCCGAGCAAATGTCCTGCTCCTGGACGAGCCGACGAACAACCTGGATCCCCAGTCGCGCGAGCAGGTGCTCGATGCGCTGCGTACCTACACGGGAGCGGTGGTGCTGGTGACCCACGACCCCGGTGCTGTGAAGGCCTTGGAGCCAGAGCGCGTCATCGTCCTTCCCGATGGCACCGAGGATCTGTGGAACGACGAGTACATGGAGATCGTGGAGCTGGCCTAA
- the sufC gene encoding Fe-S cluster assembly ATPase SufC: MSTLEIKNLHAQVVPADENEQPKPILHGVNLTINSGETHAIMGPNGSGKSTLSYAIAGHPRYEITEGEVLLDGENLLDMEVDERARAGLFLAMQYPVEVPGVSMANFLRSAATSVRGEAPKIREWVKEARTAMDELSIDPSFSERSVNEGFSGGEKKRHEVLQLGLLKPKFAILDETDSGLDVDALRVVSEGINRYKERENGGVLMITHYQRILNYVKPDFVHVFAKGKIVQSGGPELAEQLEAEGYEKFI, translated from the coding sequence ATGAGCACTCTTGAGATTAAGAACCTGCACGCACAGGTGGTTCCCGCCGATGAGAATGAGCAGCCCAAGCCCATTCTGCACGGCGTAAACCTGACCATTAACTCCGGCGAAACCCACGCCATCATGGGCCCAAACGGCTCCGGTAAGTCCACCTTGTCCTACGCCATCGCAGGACACCCACGCTACGAAATCACCGAGGGCGAGGTCCTCCTGGACGGCGAGAACCTCCTGGACATGGAGGTGGACGAGCGTGCCCGCGCCGGCCTGTTCCTGGCTATGCAGTACCCGGTTGAGGTTCCGGGTGTGTCCATGGCTAACTTCCTGCGCTCGGCAGCCACCTCCGTGCGCGGCGAGGCTCCGAAGATCCGCGAGTGGGTCAAGGAAGCACGCACCGCGATGGATGAGCTGTCCATCGATCCTTCCTTCTCCGAGCGTTCCGTCAACGAAGGCTTCTCCGGTGGTGAAAAGAAGCGCCACGAGGTTCTTCAGCTGGGACTGCTGAAGCCAAAATTTGCGATCCTGGATGAGACGGACTCCGGTCTGGATGTCGACGCCTTGCGCGTGGTCTCCGAGGGAATCAACCGCTACAAGGAGCGCGAGAACGGTGGTGTGCTGATGATTACGCACTACCAGCGCATTTTGAACTACGTGAAGCCTGACTTCGTGCACGTTTTTGCCAAGGGCAAGATCGTTCAGTCCGGTGGTCCGGAATTGGCTGAGCAGCTCGAGGCCGAGGGCTACGAGAAGTTCATCTAA
- a CDS encoding glutamine amidotransferase-related protein — translation MTFVLLCPRRGEEVLAAEYQDFLRFAQLSEHELEQRALDTPEATLGDMTGVTGVFIGGSPFTITDPYDEHWQDAVSRKLVDFITSQVEAGEEGIPIFAACYGTAMVAHYLGGKVNASYSETPGVSTAFLTDAGRRDPLTSRITSPFRVMTGHKDSVVELPPNATLLATSPQCPTQMYRLGDTMWASQFHPEMDGDAITRRLSFYEEDGYVDPQKLAATYAAFKGHDTSVSNSLLKHFADFCRERAAARASR, via the coding sequence GTGACGTTCGTACTATTGTGTCCTCGCCGCGGCGAAGAGGTCCTCGCCGCCGAATACCAGGACTTCCTCCGCTTCGCCCAACTCTCCGAACACGAATTGGAACAGCGCGCCCTCGACACCCCAGAGGCAACCCTGGGCGACATGACCGGCGTGACCGGCGTGTTTATCGGTGGCTCCCCCTTCACCATCACCGATCCCTATGATGAGCACTGGCAGGACGCGGTCTCCCGCAAGCTGGTGGACTTCATCACCTCGCAGGTCGAGGCCGGCGAGGAGGGCATTCCCATCTTCGCCGCCTGCTACGGCACCGCGATGGTCGCGCATTACCTGGGCGGGAAGGTCAATGCGTCCTATTCCGAGACCCCAGGGGTGTCCACCGCCTTTTTGACCGACGCCGGCCGCCGCGACCCCCTCACGTCCCGGATCACCTCGCCGTTTCGCGTGATGACCGGGCACAAGGACTCTGTGGTGGAGCTGCCACCGAACGCTACCCTGCTGGCCACAAGCCCCCAGTGCCCCACCCAGATGTACCGTCTGGGAGACACCATGTGGGCCAGCCAATTCCACCCCGAGATGGATGGGGATGCGATTACGCGCCGTCTGAGTTTCTACGAAGAGGATGGCTACGTGGATCCTCAGAAGCTCGCGGCCACGTACGCCGCCTTCAAGGGGCACGATACGTCGGTCTCCAACAGCTTGTTGAAGCACTTCGCTGACTTCTGTAGGGAGCGCGCCGCAGCTCGAGCTTCCCGTTAG
- a CDS encoding PFL family protein produces the protein MSAFGDGNSMNILETIEMIERYRLDIRTVTMGINLVPCIRATMEDTAEAVYDHVVSTARNLVPVCEEIERELGIPIVNKRISVTPVGVLATAVEGNPVLIAQALNRAANEVGVNFIGGYSALVEKGATAGEKRLINSLPEALSTTDVVCGSVNVATSRAGINMNAIGRLGHVIKECAEMTKDEAAIACAKLVIFANSVSDNPFMAGAYHGLEEQDVVINVGVSGPGVVDRAVGSLEGATLNQVAEEIKRAAFKITRTGQLVGVMAAERLGVNFGIVDLSLAPTAELGDSVAHILEHMGLDQVGTHGTTAALALLNDAVKKGGLMACSRVGGLSGSFIPVSEDKGMIDAVRSGSISIDKLEAMTAICSVGFDMIAVPGDTPAATISGMIADEAAIGVMNHKTTAVRVIPVPGKGVGDEVDFGGLLGYAPIITLNSVGNQKFIDRGGFIPAPVHGFRN, from the coding sequence ATGTCCGCGTTTGGCGACGGCAATAGCATGAATATTCTCGAAACTATCGAGATGATTGAACGCTATCGCCTGGATATCCGCACGGTGACCATGGGCATTAACCTTGTGCCGTGCATTCGCGCCACGATGGAGGACACCGCGGAGGCCGTCTATGACCACGTGGTATCCACGGCTCGAAACCTGGTTCCCGTGTGTGAAGAGATTGAGCGAGAACTAGGCATCCCGATCGTCAATAAGCGCATTAGCGTGACCCCCGTGGGCGTGTTGGCGACGGCGGTGGAGGGCAACCCCGTGCTCATCGCCCAGGCGCTCAATCGCGCGGCCAATGAAGTGGGAGTGAACTTCATCGGAGGCTATTCCGCGCTGGTGGAGAAGGGCGCCACGGCCGGCGAAAAGCGGCTCATTAATTCCCTACCCGAGGCACTGTCCACCACCGACGTTGTCTGTGGATCCGTCAATGTGGCAACCTCCCGCGCCGGCATCAATATGAATGCCATTGGCCGCTTGGGTCACGTCATTAAGGAATGTGCGGAGATGACGAAGGATGAGGCCGCCATCGCGTGCGCTAAATTGGTGATCTTCGCCAATTCCGTGTCCGATAATCCGTTTATGGCGGGCGCCTACCATGGCCTGGAAGAGCAAGACGTGGTGATTAACGTGGGCGTGTCCGGCCCCGGTGTGGTGGATCGCGCCGTGGGATCCCTGGAGGGTGCCACCCTCAACCAGGTTGCCGAGGAAATCAAGCGCGCAGCCTTTAAGATCACCCGAACCGGCCAGCTCGTGGGCGTAATGGCCGCGGAGCGTCTGGGAGTCAACTTCGGCATTGTGGACCTGTCCCTGGCCCCTACCGCCGAGCTGGGCGATTCCGTGGCTCACATTCTGGAACACATGGGCCTGGACCAGGTGGGTACGCACGGAACCACGGCGGCGCTGGCGCTGCTCAACGACGCGGTGAAGAAGGGCGGGCTCATGGCCTGCTCGCGTGTGGGTGGTCTATCGGGCTCCTTCATCCCTGTGTCTGAGGATAAGGGAATGATCGACGCCGTCCGTTCCGGCTCCATTTCCATCGACAAGTTGGAGGCCATGACGGCCATTTGCTCGGTGGGCTTTGACATGATTGCCGTTCCCGGTGATACGCCTGCAGCCACGATTTCCGGCATGATTGCCGACGAGGCGGCTATCGGTGTGATGAACCACAAGACCACCGCTGTGCGGGTCATCCCTGTGCCGGGTAAGGGCGTGGGCGACGAGGTGGACTTCGGTGGTCTGCTGGGGTACGCCCCGATCATCACGCTGAACTCCGTGGGCAATCAGAAGTTTATTGACCGTGGAGGCTTCATTCCAGCGCCGGTTCACGGCTTCAGGAACTAA
- a CDS encoding lycopene cyclase family protein, whose amino-acid sequence MDDLHILGAGPAGAFLALRAAHRGLRPHIHDPRGLRVWPATYGILDAQHLPSWLLPYLSAPYELRVVARETVSPDFHYRILDNAAVVEAVRQVAVVHTESVDAEGIRQLSSVSAASSALPVVDCTGAPRDNAAFQIAVGVVMDKAAEPTFMDWSPSGELPSFLYVQNLPDGTLFEETLLAHRLRPSAEEYHRVVAQLREQLRDRLDAQGVVARDAFDSAVLREEHVCIPMGTRAQARDGSVCFGARAGLINPATGYSVAHSAAWADTLLDEILGIRQSWRRWVAAQANKELAFWLRNLGAELIMRAEGDTLQDFFQHFFRLETQHQVAYLEGHNGLGVARTMWTLRKHTGIRHAFLQPLWRSPWRILGHTLRRGRRQCQASRRYTEKPR is encoded by the coding sequence GTGGACGATCTTCATATCCTTGGCGCCGGCCCCGCGGGTGCGTTCCTTGCTCTGCGCGCCGCGCACCGGGGACTCCGCCCCCATATCCATGATCCACGAGGGCTGCGGGTATGGCCTGCCACGTATGGGATACTCGACGCCCAGCATCTCCCCTCCTGGCTTCTCCCCTATCTCTCGGCCCCCTATGAGTTAAGGGTCGTGGCTCGCGAGACGGTCAGCCCGGATTTTCACTATCGGATCCTGGATAACGCGGCTGTGGTGGAAGCGGTGCGCCAGGTTGCGGTGGTGCACACCGAGAGCGTGGACGCGGAGGGTATTCGGCAACTGTCTTCTGTATCGGCGGCATCTTCTGCACTGCCTGTGGTGGACTGCACCGGTGCCCCACGAGACAACGCGGCGTTTCAGATTGCCGTGGGCGTGGTGATGGATAAAGCCGCCGAGCCTACGTTCATGGATTGGAGCCCCTCGGGGGAACTGCCGTCCTTCCTCTACGTGCAGAACTTGCCTGATGGGACGCTGTTTGAGGAAACTCTGTTGGCGCATCGGCTGCGCCCGTCGGCGGAAGAGTATCACCGAGTGGTGGCGCAACTGCGGGAGCAGCTGAGGGACCGGCTGGACGCTCAAGGCGTGGTCGCCCGGGACGCGTTCGACAGCGCGGTGCTGCGGGAGGAACACGTGTGCATCCCCATGGGCACACGAGCGCAGGCGCGAGACGGCAGCGTATGTTTCGGCGCTCGCGCGGGCTTGATTAACCCCGCGACGGGCTATTCTGTGGCACATTCCGCCGCGTGGGCGGATACGCTGCTGGATGAGATCCTGGGCATACGCCAGTCGTGGCGGCGCTGGGTAGCTGCGCAGGCCAATAAGGAGCTGGCATTCTGGCTGCGAAACCTCGGTGCCGAGCTCATCATGCGTGCAGAGGGTGACACACTCCAGGACTTTTTCCAGCACTTCTTCCGGCTTGAGACGCAGCATCAGGTGGCCTACCTCGAAGGACACAATGGTCTTGGGGTTGCCAGGACCATGTGGACACTGCGGAAACATACAGGAATCCGCCACGCGTTCCTCCAACCGTTGTGGAGGAGCCCGTGGCGGATTCTGGGGCACACCCTGCGCCGGGGCCGCAGGCAGTGCCAGGCCTCGCGGCGTTACACCGAGAAGCCGAGGTAG